The Pseudoalteromonas tunicata genome segment AAATTTTATCTTGGCGCAATCTTGAACTCTGTGTTAGCTTGTATTTAATTAGGTAATATTGTTAAGTTGAAGTTAACTGGAGGCGTTGTGAAAAATACAAAAATAATGCACCGAGCATTTAAGCTCAGTACATTCTCTGTGCTCATTGGAGCTGCTGTAAGTGTACAAGCACAAACAGTTGATTGTACAAATATCGAACCGTGGCAAAGTGGTCCGGCTTATACGACTGGCCAAAAGGTACAAAAGGCCAATGAAGCGTATAAAGCTAAATGGTGGACTCAAGCAGATCCTGTAACACATTCAGGTCCTTGGCAGGAGTGGGAAAGCTTAGGTGAATGTTCTGCTACTACTGAACCAAATATAGACCCGACAGTTACGCTTACTCAGCCAAGTGAAAACACTGTTTTAACTGAAAAAGACAGCGTTGTCATAAAGGCGCAAGCTGCCGATGCTGACGGTATAGTCAAACATGTTGAGTTTTTAGTTGATGGTCAGCTAATTTTAACTGACAGCAGTGATCCTTATGAAGCAACTTGGGTGGCGATTAAGGGGGCGCATACACTTACAGCGATTGTCGAAGATGACAAAGGTGCACGAACCACTTCTACAACTGTAACTGTTAAGGTTGATGCCGTGGATCCTGGTAATCAAGCACCTACATCATCGTTAGTTATTTCATCCGGTTCTACCAATGTTGACATTAATGACAGCGTTGTCTTGTCTTTGGCCGGTGCGGATACTGATGGTCAAGTAACCACTCTTGAGTTATTTCAAAATGGCCAATCAGTACAATCAATTCAAGGAGATGGGGGCAGTTATAGCTTTTCTTCAGCAACAGCAGGGCGATTTGAATTTAGTTTAATAGCAACTGATAATTTAGGTGCAACAGCAACAAGTGCATCAATTGTTATTAATGTTAAAGATGCAACCACTCCTCCTGATGGTGACAGAGATGCCTGTAAACCAGAGGGTTTGTATCAAACTCCAGGTGTAAATACTCCGTATTGTACTGTCTATGATAAAGATGGTCGCGAAGAGATGGGGGCAGATCATCCTCGTCGAGTTATTGGTTATTTCACCAGTTGGCGTACTGGAAAAAATGATCAGCCGAGTTATTTAGCCAAAGACATCCCGTGGGACAAAATTACTCATATTAATTATGCATTTGCTCATGTTGATGCCAATAACAAGGTATCAATAGGCGATGCTAATGCGGTTAATAATGCTGCCACGAACATGGAGTGGCCGGGTATTGAAGGCGCAGAAATGGATCCAAGCTTTAGCTACAAAGGCCATTTTAATCTGCTTAACAAATACAAAAAGCTTTACCCTGATGTCAAAACATTAATTTCTGTTGGTGGCTGGGCTGAAACCGGCGGCTATTTTGGTGCTGATGGCAATCGCGTTGCTAGCGGCGGCTTTTATACCATGACGACTAATGCTGATGGTTCAGTGAATCAAGCTGGTATTGATGCATTTGCCAAGAGTTCAGTTGAGTTTATCCAAAAGTATGGATTTGATGGGGTTGATATTGATTATGAATACCCATCGTCAATGAATGATTCAGGTCACCCTGATGATTTTCCAATTTCCAATGCTCGCCGTGCAGGGTTAAATGCATCATATCAAGTCATGATGAAGCGTTTACGTGAAGAACTTGATATTGCAGGTGAAAAAGCGGGTAAACATTATATGTTAACTATTGCTTCACCGTCATCGGGTTATTTATTACGTGGTATGGAAACGTTCCAAGTCACCAAATATCTCGATTATGTAAACATCATGTCTTATGACTTACATGGCGCGTGGAACGATCACGTTGGTCATAACGCGGCTTTATATGATACAGGTAAAGATTCTGAGCTTGCTGCCTGGAATGTCTATGGCACCAAAGAGTTTGAAGGCATTGGCTATCTCAATACTGACTGGGCCGTGACTTATTTCCGTGGTGGGTTAAGTGCAGGTCGCATTAATATTGGTGTGCCATATTACACCCGTGGTTTTAGAAATGTATCAGGCGGTACCGATGGTTTATGGGGTAAAGCTGCACTTCCTAATCAAGCTGATTGTCCGGTTGGCACCGGTGTTGGTGAGAAGAACAACTGCGGTAATGGCGCTGTGGGCATTGACAACCTTTGGCACGACTTAGGTAAGAATAACGAAGAAATTCCTGCTGGTAGTAATCCGCTATGGCATGTTAAAAACCTGCAAAATGGCATTGTGCCATCATATCTTACCGCTTATGGACTTGATCCGGCCAATGTGCCTGACGACCAGTTAGTTGGAACTTACGCGCGTAAATACGACAGTGTTGCGGTTGCGCCCTGGTTATGGAATGCAGAGAAAAAAGTATTCCTATCGATTGAAGATGAAGAGTCGATGGCCACTAAAGTTGATTACATTATCAATAAAGGTCTTGGCGGTATTATGTTCTGGGAATTAGCGGGAGATTTTGATTATGACTCCGTGAAAAAAGAATATTTCATGGGTTCAAGCATGACGTCGATTGCTTATGAGAAGTTCAATCAAGCCTCATATTATGATGTGAATAAAGGTGCTGCTGACTTTGTTCTTCCTGCTGAGTCGGTTGATGTATCTTACGTAGCTAAAGACTTCCCTGTGGGTGATAAAAATTATCCTATCTCACCAACATTTGCATTTACCAATAACTCAGCCCTTGATTTAAGTGGTGCAAAAATTTCGTTTGACGTGCCAGTTTCAACATCGGCGATTTTCAAATCAAATTGGAATGCACAAGAGAAACTAGGCATGGTTGTGCAGAAGAATGCCTCAAATGCTGCTGGTAATAATATTGGTGGTTTTGAAAATGAATTCCACCGTTTTTCAATTACCTTGGTTAATGAGTTTGGCAATGTTGTGAAGTCGTTTTTACCTGGTGAAACCATTAATACACAAGTTATGTATTACATGCCAATTACCGGCCCGGTTAATTTCACTATCGAAAAAGATGGCAAGGTTTACGCTGCGGCCTTTGAATATCCCCAGTTACCACAAGCGACACAACCGGGTGACGGTGGTGGAGATGGTGGCGGCAATACAGATGGTACCTGTGAAGGTGTAAAAATTGCTGATATCCCAGTTTATCCAAACTTCCCACGCAAAGACTGGGCGGGCAATCCGTCTCATGCTAACGCGGGTGACTTGATGGTACACAACAATGCGGTATTCAAAGCTAAGTGGTGGACAGCCACTGAGCCAGGTACTGCTGATTGGACAAAATCTTGTAGCCTTTAAACAAACTAAACCGAGGGTGAAAGCCCTCGGATTTGAGGACGTAATGATGAAAAATATCTTTAAAGTCTCGTTAGTAACCAGTGCGATAGGGCTTTGTGCTTCGATGGTATCACACACTGTTTCGGCTCATGGTTATATGGATAGCCCAAAAGCAAGGCAATCTTTTTGTGAAGCTCAAGGTGGCTATTGGTGGCCTGAAGATGGTTCAAATATTCCCAACTTAGCATGTCGAGCTGCTTTTTTAGAATCTGGTCATGTGCAGTTTATTCAAGAGCATGAGTTTTCGGTCAATACGGCTGATTTTTTAAATCAAGCCGCTGTTGAAGCTAATATTCCAAATGGCACTTTGTGTAGTGCGGGGAGTAGCCAAAAACGTGGGATGAATTTGCCTTCACCACATTGGCAAAAAACAGTGGTAACACCTAATGCTAATGGTCAAATTAAGGTCCGCTTTCGTGCCACGACTCCACACAACCCAAGTTTTTGGCAATTTTATTTGTCTAAACCGAGCTTTAACTCAGCCACCGATGAATTGAAGTGGCAGGATTTAGATTTGGTTGAAAGTTATGGCAATGTTGACTTTGTTAAAGACCCAGATGATAAACGTTACTATGAAATGATGGTTTCTATTCCAGCTGATCGCAGTGGAGAAGCCCTTTTATATACCCGCTGGCAGCGAGATGATGTTGTTGGGGAAGGTTTTTATAACTGTAGCGATATCATTATTGAACAAGATGCAGTCACACCGGTCGACTGGTTTGCATTGGGTTATTTTGTTCGCCAAGGTCAAGATGCGAATGTAGGTGATATGGTTTGGTTGCGCTTATTTGATGAAAGTGGGCAAGAGTTGATTAATCAGCAACTGATGATCACAGCTCAAAATCAAGCATCATGGCAAACACAATTGGCTCAATCACTCAATCTTGATTACAGCCAATATCTACAAGTCGGTGTGAAAGAGGCGGATGGCGCAATTAATTTTGATGCGAGTAATTTAGCGTCAAATCAATTGTTTGCGATTAACAAAGACTACAGTTTTGCATTATCAATTCAAGCACCTGCAGATAATACCGCACCTATAGTTAATGATATTGCAGATATTACACTTGATGAATCGAGCTCAATCAATGTGCATGTTCATGCTTTTGATGATCAAAATGATCCAATTACGTTCAACTATGATGTACCTGCACCTCTGAATTTCACAGCCGATGGTATGAATCTGACCTTAGTCGCTGGCGAAGTGACTACAACGACTACGGTGAGTGTCGGTGTCACCGTGAGCGATGGTCAATTAAGCACTACTAAGCGTTTTAATGTCACAGTAAATGATACAACCGTGGTTGATCCAACCGATCCTATCTGGCAAGCCACACAAGCTTATTCGGCTGGTGATGTGGTTGTGTTCAACAAATCAAAATATCGCGCTAAGTGGTGGGTAAAAGGTGAGCAGCCAGATGAAAGTGCAGCATGGGAGCTTATTTCCGATGATGCGAGCAATCAATGGCATGCAACAAAATCTTATTCAGGTGGCAGTGAAGTGAGTCACTTAGGTAAACAGTATAAAGCGAAATGGTGGACACAAGGCGAAGAGCCAGGCAAAGCCGCAGTATGGCAAGTACTTTAACTATTTATTTTAATTAAACAACTGAGAGAAAATTATGTATAAAAAACTTACCTCAGCATTAGCAGTGGCAGCAGCACTGACTAGTATGCACGCAACAGCAGCACCTTCAACGCCAAGTTTAAGCTGGGAAGACCAACTTTATTCATTTGTTGATGTCAACATTGATGGCCAAGGTTCTTATAAATCATTAGTAAAACGTAAAGACCAAGTAGAAATAGCGATTAAATGGAGCGCTTGGAGTGGCGAAGGCGGTGACAGCTACAAAATTTTATTTGATGGCATTGTTGTCAATGAAGGTCAATTAGCAGCGGGTGCAAAAACAGGCACTATTACTTTTCCTTATACTAAATCGGGCCGTCATCAGTTAACAATGCAGTTATGCCAAGGCTCTGAATGTGCAACCAGTGCAGCAAAGCCGATTGTCATTGCCGATACCGATGGCAGCCATTTAGCGCCATTGCCAATGAATGTAGATCCAAATAATGGTGATTTTAATACCGATCCAACTAAAGTCGTCGGCGCTTATTTTGTCGAGTGGGGCATTTATGGCCGTAATTTTGATGTCACTAAAGTGCCGGGTAAAAACTTAACTCACATTTTGTATGGTTTTGTGCCTATTTGTGGTGCAAATGAGTCGCTAAAAGAAATTGAAAATGGCAATAGCTGGCGTGTACTGCAAACAGCTTGTGCCGATTCGCAAGATTATGAAGTCGTTATTCATGACCCATTTGCTGCAATTCAAAAATCATTACCAGGAGTGGATGCAAAAGATCCTATTCGTGGTACTTATGCACAAATGATGGCGTTAAAACAGCGTTATCCAGATTTGAAAATCTTACCTTCGGTAGGCGGTTGGACGCTGTCTGATCCATTCCATGGGTTCACTGAGAAAAAGAATCGTGATGTGTTTGTTGCTTCTGTTCGCGAATTCCTAAAAACATGGAAGTTTTACGATGGTGTAGATATCGATTGGGAATTCCCAGGTGGTGGCGGTCCAAATGCGAACCTAGGTGATCCTGTTAAAGACGGCCCAGCCTATGTTGCATTGATGCAAGAATTGCGGGCCATGTTAACAGAACTAGGGAGCGAAACCGGTAAAGAGTATGAATTGACTTCAGCCATTGGTGTCGGTTATGACAAAATTGAAGATGTAAACTATTTGCAAGCTGCGCAGTACATGGATTACATTTTTGCCATGACGTATGACTTTTACGGTGGTTGGAATAACGTAACAGGTCATCAAACTGCACTTTATTGTGGTGAGCACATAAGCCCTGGTGAATGTGCAGGTACTGGCTTAGATGACAAAGGTGAGCCACGTAAAGGCCCAGCTTATACTGCCGATAATGCAATTCAACTGTTACTACAACAAGGTGTAACGCCAGATAAAATAGTGCTTGGTACTGCCATGTATGGCCGTGGTTGGGAAGGGGTTTATCCTGCAAATGCGAGCAATCCTGATAATCCATTTACAGCGCCTGGTAATGGAAAGTTAACCGGCTCAACTGCGCAAGGTGTGTGGGAAGCGGGTGTAATCGATTATAAAGGGATTAAATCATCGATGATTGGCGCTGCAGGTACCGGAATTAATGGTTTTGAAGTCGGTTATGATGAACAAGCGCAAGGTGCTTATGTTTGGAATCGCTCAACCGGTAAACTGGTTACCTACGATAGTCCACGCTCTGCAATTGCAAAAGGCCAATATGCGAATACGCTTGGTTTAGCTGGGTTATTTGCATGGGAAATTGATGCAGATAATGGTGATATTCTAAATGCAATGCATCAAGGTTTGGGTGGGTCGGGGACGCCGGTTAATGCAAAACCAGTCGTTAGTTTACCTGCGTTATTTACAGTTAAAACGGGCGAGCAAGTGGCTGTTTCTGCTACTGCAACCGACCGCGATAACGATCCGTTGACTTATGTTTGGACAGTGCCAGCTGCACTCACGTCAACAGGAAATGACAGCGCTGACTTAGTTGTGACTGCCCCAAATGTAAGCGCTGATACTGACTACATTGTTTCAGTTGCGGTCTCAGATGGCAAAGCAACAGTAACAAAATCTGCCACAGTGCGAGTGCTGGCGCAAGATGCAGTAAATAATCCACCTGTGATTGATACTATTGCTGATGTAATGGTTGACGAAGGCAAAGGCGTAAGTGTTTCTGCGGTTGCATCTGATCTGGATAACGATGCGTTAACTTATAGCTGGACAGTGCCTGCAGGTCTAACTCAGGCTGGCAGTGGTGCAAATATTACATTAACAGCAGGTCAAGTGACGGCTGATACAAACTACACTGTGTCAGTCGCTGTTTCTGATGGTAAAGCATCAGCTTCAACCAGTTTTGTCGTGACAGTAAAAAATGTTACATCAGGCGGTAATACTACGTGGCAAGCCGGTAATATTTATTTAGCGGGCGATACTGTGTTATTTAATGGGAAAGAATACCGAGCTAAATGGTGGACGCAAGGCAATCAACCAGATCAAGGTGGTCCGTGGGAAGAAGTTATCCCTGATGATGGTCAAGTTCGCGCTTGGCGTGCTGATTTAGTTTATAACGGTGGTGATACAGTGGTGCACAACAATGCAACTTATAAAGCTGGCTGGTGGACTAAAGGTGAAGAGCCTGGTAAAGCGGGTGTTTGGAAGCTTCAATAAATACTCAAATGAAATGAGATAAATTAAGTCGAGTGTACAAACACTCGGCTTTTTTATGCAGATATAATTATCAAGTGACTGATAGTTAAACAGTGTTACTTTCTATCATAACCTCAGTTTTTAATAAGAGGTTTAGCAACATATTAAAAATAAATAACTAAGTTGTTCATTTCTAGTCAGAGATTTTTAAAAGTATAAGGTGGAAGTGTAATCGAAGGTGTCTTGATTTTTATTACTTTTATCCACCTAAATAAGGAGCAATAAAAAACTCCCAGAAGGGAGTTTTTTAAATAACTTGCGATGGATTTTGAATCCAGCATTGAGGTTAACTAATTGATTATGCTGAAATTAGTCCTTTTTAAACTCAGGAATGACTCGTGCAACTTTTATCATGTTTTCTTTTACTTCAATAATTTCAATCGGATAGCCCGCAATACGCAAACCAACGTTTGCTTCAGGAATTTCCTCTAAAAATTCAACAATAAGGCCGCTAAAGGTTTTTGGACCATTAATTGGAAATTGCCAATTCATTTCTTTATTAATATCACGAATATTGGCACTGCCATCAACTAGGTATGAACCATCGGGCTGTAATATCACTTCTTCACTGGCTGAGCGTGCCATTGTGGTAGTGAAATCGCCAACGACTTCCTCGAGAATATCTTCGAGTGTCACTAAGCCTTGAATATCACCATATTCATCAACCACTAAGCCGATCCGCTCTTTACTTTGTTGAAATTTAAGTAATTGTGTATTAAGCGATGTGCCTTCAGGAATATAGTAAATCTCGCGTACGGCACGTAATAAATTCGCTTTAGTGAACTGCTCTTTAGTGAGCAGTCTTAATGCATCACGAGAGTGAATAAAACCAACTGCGTCATCGATTTGGTCGCGGTAAAGTAAGACGCGAGTATGTTGAGCATGAGTCAATTGTTTCATAATAGACTTCCACTCATCATTAATATCAATCGCAATAATTTCATTACGAGGGATCATCACATCTTCGACAGTGACCTGCTCTAAATCAAGAATCGACATCAACATGTTTTGGTGGTGTTCGGGAATTAAAGAGCCTGATTCATATACAACTGTGCGTAATTCTTCAGTGCTTAAGCTGTGCTCTTGAATATCTTTATGACTGATGCCAAATAATTTTAACAAACCATTAGTGATCCAATTAATTGCAACAACTAAAGGAAATAACACTATTAATAATATTTTTAATAAAATTGAGCTTGGAAACGCAATTTTTTCAGGATAAATAGCAGCCAGTGTTTTTGGTGTGACTTCAGCAAAAATTAAAATCACAAAGGTTAACACAAAAGTGGCAATGGCAATGCCGACGTCGCCATAAAGGCGCATACCTATAATGGTTGCTACTGCAGATGCGGCAATATTAACTAGATTATTACCGATTAAGATCAAACCTATGAGTCTGTCAGGTCGTTTGAGTAAGGCGCTAACCCGTAACGCACCTTTATGATTTTCTTTCTCTAAATGCTTTAACCGATAGCGGTTTAAAGACATCATGCCGGTTTCAGAGCTTGAAAAATAACCTGAAATTAGCACCAAGATTGTTAAGATAATAAATAAGGTACTGGTAGATATGTCGTCCAACTAAAATTTTCCTTCCGTTATTAAGGATGTTTATTAAGGCTTAGCTTTAAGTGTGAGTCAAGCTAAAACTGAGTCAGCAGTATTTCTTTAACAAAACGACTGCCAAAATAAGCCAACGTTAAAACTGTTGCTGCGACAATGATTGCTATGACGTTACTTTGACCTCGCCAGCCACGAATGTGGTGACCCCACACGACAGTAGCAAAAATGATCCACGCTAATATTGAAAGGGTAGTTTTATGGATAAATTCTTTAGCAAACATATTTTCAGAAAACGCAAAACCTGATGCTAAAGCAAAAGTGAGTAATAAAGTACCAACAGTCACTAATTGATAAAGTTGCTTTTCAACTAACATCAAAGGAGGTAAGTGACTATAAACAATTGATAAATCTTTTTCTTTTAAACGTTTATTGATGAAATAAAACTGCACGGCATACAAGGTTGCAATTATAAGTACGCAATAGGCCAAAAAAGATAATGAGACATGGGTCACTAAGCCAACATTAATATTGAGTGATTGCAGCACAATGTGATGAGGAATAAATAAGCTAACTACCAATAAGATTGCAGCAAAGCCATAAACTACTGGTAATAATAGGGTTGCTGGAAAACGCAATGATACCGTTGTAACAGACACAACAATAATCCAACAAATTAAAAGGGCCACGTTGGTAAAACTTAAATCTTGACCACCTTCAGTGAATACCGAGTTCACCAATAATGTCATGTGCGCCAAAATTGCGATTGTACTGAGTAGAATCGTTTTTTTCTGGCTAGGACCTTCTTTATGAAACAACCGGCCCATTACATGTATGCTGGCCAAGCTATAAAAGGTAAAAGCAATAAAAGTTAAACTGACTAATAACATGTTAAATCGTTTAGAGGCATTAAGAGCGCCACTTCGTTATTTTGTGCTGTTATTGTATTTTAACCAAGGTCACTTGCATAGTGTAGATCGTTAATAGTTAAAGATTATCTTCTTATCTTGAATCTAGGCTGTTTTCTAATTGCAATTCTTAGGTATAATCGCCGTAATTTTGTAGCATTAGCGGATAAGTTTGCATGTTTGAAAACTTACAGGAACGTTTAGGGAAAACCCTAAAGAACATTAGCGGCCGAGGTCGTTTAACTGAAGATAATATTAAAGATACCTTGCGAGAAGTGCGCATGGCACTGCTTGAAGCTGATGTTGCACTCCCTGTTGTACGTGACTTTGTTAAAGTCGTTAAAGAGCGCGCAGTTGGTGTTGAAGTCACCAAAAGCCTGAGCCCAGGCCAAGTTTTTGTCAAAATTGTTCGTCAAGAACTTGAAAAAGCGATGGGTGAAGCCAACGAAGAGCTTAACTTAAATGCTCAGCCACCTGCAGTCATCATGATGGCAGGTTTGCAAGGTGCTGGTAAAACAACCAGCGTTGCCAAATTGGCTAAATTCTTAACTGAGCGCAAGAAAAAATCTGTGCTTGTTGTCAGTGCCGATGTTTATCGCCCTGCGGCAATAAAGCAGCTAGAAACACTTGCCACAGAAGTTAAAGTCGAATTTTTCCCAAGTGATATTTCACAAAAGCCGATTGATATCGCCAATAATGCGATTAGTCACGCTAAACGTAAGTTTATTGATGTTGTAATTGTTGATACTGCCGGTCGTTTGCATGTCGATAGCAACATGATGGACGAAATTAAAGCGCTTCATAGTGCAGTTAAACCAATCGAAACCTTGTTTGTTGTTGATGCAATGACAGGTCAAGATGCCGCCAATACGGCTAAAGCATTTGATGAAGCATTACCACTGACAGGCGTGATTTTAACCAAAACCGATGGTGATGCCCGCGGTGGTGCTGCGTTGTCTATTCGTCATATTACCGGTAAACCAATCAAGTTTATGGGTGTAGGGGAGCGTACTGATGCACTTGAGCCATTTCATCCAGACCGCATTGCGTCACGTATTTTAGGGATGGGCGATGTACTTTCATTGATCGAAGAAGTCGAAATGAAAGTAGATAAAGAACAAGCTGCAAAAGTTGCCAATAAAGTACTTAAAGGTGATGATTTTACCCTTGAAGATTTTGCCGATCAGTTAAAGCAAATGAAAAATATGGGCGGAATGATGTCCATGCTTGATAAATTACCGGGCATGTCAAATTTACCTGATGCAGTTAAAAACCAAATGGGTGATAAATCATTCATCCAAATGGAGGCTATTATTAGCTCCATGACAATGAAAGAGCGTTTACGCCCAGACATTATCAAAGGTTCTCGCAAAAAGCGTATAGCGTCAGGCTCAGGGACCCAAGTGCAAGATGTGAACAAGCTTTTGAAGCAGTTTACCCAAATGCAAAAAATGATGAAAAAGATGAAAGGCAAAGGCGGCATGATGAAAATGATGCGCGGAATGAAAAACATGATGCCACCAGGAATGTTAGGTGGACCTAAGTTTTAATTCAGACTTTTTGTCATTAAAAAAACAAAAAAGAGGTGAAAACCTCTTTTTTGCTATAAAAACATAAATTTAATTTTTTGGTAAAGTCGTTATAAAACAGTCGCTCTTCGTTTTATCACAATAAAAATAGCCATAAAACGCACTTCGAGCTTGCATTAAGAGCAAAAATTCGTACAATTCTCCAGCTCTTCGAAAGGAGAGTATTAATATTAATGAAAACAGTCAATCTATTTAGAGGACGGTATGGTAACTATTCGTTTGCAACGTGGTGGCGCTAAAAAGCGTCCTTTCTATCAAATTGTGGTTGCGGATAGCCGTTTCTCGCGTGACGGTCGCTTCATCGAGAAAGTAGGTTTCTTTAACCCTATTGCTCAAGGTCAGGAAGAGAAAATCCGTGTTGATCTAACCCGTGTTGAACATTGGGTTGGTCAGGGTGCATCTCTTACAGATCGCGTAGCTAAAATTGTTAAAGACGCTCGTAAAGCGGCTTAATAGGCGTAAGTGTAACCATGAGTCTAGAGAACACCTCAATAGTAGTAGGAAAGCTCGGAGCCCCTTACGGTATAAAGGGCTGGCTTAAGGTACATTCATTTACTGATGATCCCGTAGGGATTTTCGATTTCAGCCCATGGTTGATAGGTCAACAAGGTAAATGGCAATCCTTTAAAGTGGTCGACTGGCGTCGTCACAGTAAGGGATTTATCGCTAAGTTTGCGAACATAGATGATAGAGATCAGGCGCTTGTTTATACAAATGCTGAGATCTTTGTTGAGTTGTCGCAGCTACCAGAATTACCGCAAGGTGAATTCTATTGGCGAGACCTCATCGGTATGTCGGTTACAACTGATAAAGGTTATAGCTTAGGCATAGTTGATGACTTGATGGAGACAGGATCAAATGATGTTTTAGTTGTTAAAGCTAACAACAACGACGGTTTTGGTCAGGCAGAGCGTCTCATCCCATTTTTAACAGATACTGTTATTTTAAATGTGGATGCAGAAGCACGCCAAATTACGGTCGATTGGGATCCTAGCTTTTAATGGTAAAAGAATCACAGTTATGGGTTGGGGTGATAAGCCTTTTCCCTGAAATGTTTGATGCGATTACCAAGCAAGGCGTTACCGGTCGAGCAATGAAACACGGTTTAATCGATTTTAACTGTTGGAATCCGCGGGATTATGCTTTAGATAAGCATCGTACTGTAGATGACCGTCCTTACGGGGGCGGACCTGGTATGTTAATGATGGTTGAACCACTGCAAAAAGCAATTGCGCAAGCAAAAGCGGCTGCAGGTGACGATGCAACTGTAATTTATATGTCGCCACAAGGGCGTAAATTAGATCAGCAAGGTGCGGCAGAACTTGCCACACATAAAAAACTGATCATCGTAGCGGGTCGCTATGAAGGTATAGATGAGCGAATTATAGAGTCATGTATCGATCAGGAATGGTCAATCGGTGATTTTATAATGAGTGGTGGTGAACTACCTGCAATGACATTAATCGACACAGTCGCTCGATTAATTCCTGGAGTGCTAGGTCACAATCAGTCAGCAGAGCAAGATTCATTTTCGGATGGCTTGTTGGATTGTCCTCACTATACTCGGCCGGAAATATTGGATGGTAAACAAGTTCCTGCTGTTTTACTCAGCGGAAACCATCAAGAGATCGCGAAGTGGCGGCTAAAGCAGTCATTAGGGAGAACTTGGTTAAGACGTCCAGACTTGTTGTATAACCTAGCTCTGACTGAGGAGCAGACTGAGCTACTTGCTGAATTTCAGCAAGAACATAACTCTGTTTGTGGCTAGAAGACAGTTACACCTAGGAAAGTGAGAAATATAATGGC includes the following:
- a CDS encoding HlyC/CorC family transporter — protein: MDDISTSTLFIILTILVLISGYFSSSETGMMSLNRYRLKHLEKENHKGALRVSALLKRPDRLIGLILIGNNLVNIAASAVATIIGMRLYGDVGIAIATFVLTFVILIFAEVTPKTLAAIYPEKIAFPSSILLKILLIVLFPLVVAINWITNGLLKLFGISHKDIQEHSLSTEELRTVVYESGSLIPEHHQNMLMSILDLEQVTVEDVMIPRNEIIAIDINDEWKSIMKQLTHAQHTRVLLYRDQIDDAVGFIHSRDALRLLTKEQFTKANLLRAVREIYYIPEGTSLNTQLLKFQQSKERIGLVVDEYGDIQGLVTLEDILEEVVGDFTTTMARSASEEVILQPDGSYLVDGSANIRDINKEMNWQFPINGPKTFSGLIVEFLEEIPEANVGLRIAGYPIEIIEVKENMIKVARVIPEFKKD
- a CDS encoding inner membrane protein YpjD, with product MLLVSLTFIAFTFYSLASIHVMGRLFHKEGPSQKKTILLSTIAILAHMTLLVNSVFTEGGQDLSFTNVALLICWIIVVSVTTVSLRFPATLLLPVVYGFAAILLVVSLFIPHHIVLQSLNINVGLVTHVSLSFLAYCVLIIATLYAVQFYFINKRLKEKDLSIVYSHLPPLMLVEKQLYQLVTVGTLLLTFALASGFAFSENMFAKEFIHKTTLSILAWIIFATVVWGHHIRGWRGQSNVIAIIVAATVLTLAYFGSRFVKEILLTQF
- the ffh gene encoding signal recognition particle protein, which encodes MFENLQERLGKTLKNISGRGRLTEDNIKDTLREVRMALLEADVALPVVRDFVKVVKERAVGVEVTKSLSPGQVFVKIVRQELEKAMGEANEELNLNAQPPAVIMMAGLQGAGKTTSVAKLAKFLTERKKKSVLVVSADVYRPAAIKQLETLATEVKVEFFPSDISQKPIDIANNAISHAKRKFIDVVIVDTAGRLHVDSNMMDEIKALHSAVKPIETLFVVDAMTGQDAANTAKAFDEALPLTGVILTKTDGDARGGAALSIRHITGKPIKFMGVGERTDALEPFHPDRIASRILGMGDVLSLIEEVEMKVDKEQAAKVANKVLKGDDFTLEDFADQLKQMKNMGGMMSMLDKLPGMSNLPDAVKNQMGDKSFIQMEAIISSMTMKERLRPDIIKGSRKKRIASGSGTQVQDVNKLLKQFTQMQKMMKKMKGKGGMMKMMRGMKNMMPPGMLGGPKF
- the rpsP gene encoding 30S ribosomal protein S16: MVTIRLQRGGAKKRPFYQIVVADSRFSRDGRFIEKVGFFNPIAQGQEEKIRVDLTRVEHWVGQGASLTDRVAKIVKDARKAA
- the rimM gene encoding ribosome maturation factor RimM (Essential for efficient processing of 16S rRNA), with translation MSLENTSIVVGKLGAPYGIKGWLKVHSFTDDPVGIFDFSPWLIGQQGKWQSFKVVDWRRHSKGFIAKFANIDDRDQALVYTNAEIFVELSQLPELPQGEFYWRDLIGMSVTTDKGYSLGIVDDLMETGSNDVLVVKANNNDGFGQAERLIPFLTDTVILNVDAEARQITVDWDPSF
- the trmD gene encoding tRNA (guanosine(37)-N1)-methyltransferase TrmD is translated as MVKESQLWVGVISLFPEMFDAITKQGVTGRAMKHGLIDFNCWNPRDYALDKHRTVDDRPYGGGPGMLMMVEPLQKAIAQAKAAAGDDATVIYMSPQGRKLDQQGAAELATHKKLIIVAGRYEGIDERIIESCIDQEWSIGDFIMSGGELPAMTLIDTVARLIPGVLGHNQSAEQDSFSDGLLDCPHYTRPEILDGKQVPAVLLSGNHQEIAKWRLKQSLGRTWLRRPDLLYNLALTEEQTELLAEFQQEHNSVCG